One Gadus chalcogrammus isolate NIFS_2021 chromosome 4, NIFS_Gcha_1.0, whole genome shotgun sequence DNA segment encodes these proteins:
- the LOC130380961 gene encoding claudin-10-like, with amino-acid sequence MGHMATEIVAFLLSVSGWILVSSTLPMDHWKVSSVDGTVITTATFWSNLWKTCVTDSTGVSNCKEFPSMLALDAYIQLCRGLMIASVCLGFLGCSLALVGMKCTRIGGSEPTKARLTALAGLQFVLCGLCCITACSIYAHRITTDFFDPLFIAQKFELGGALFIGWAGSVLCVLGGLVFCLSLSEGFTVSRTEYTYGRRASFATARPVESRVLHAETQRAQRDSTRRFERNAYV; translated from the exons atgggccaCATGGCGACAGAGATCGTGGCGTTCCTCCTCAGCGTGTCGGGCTGGATCCTGGTGTCCTCCACGCTGCCCATGGACCACTGGAAGGTGTCCTCTGTGGACGGCACCGTCATCACTACGGCAACCTTCTGGTCCAACCTGTGGAAGACGTGTGTGACCGACTCCACTGGCGTGTCCAACTGTAAGGAATTTCCCTCCATGCTCGCCCTGGacg cCTATATCCAGCTGTGCCGGGGTCTGATGATCGCGTCCGTGTGTCTGGGCTTCCTGGGCTGCTCGCTGGCGCTGGTGGGCATGAAGTGCACGCGGATCGGGGGCTCCGAGCCCACCAAGGCCCGGCTCACCGCCCTGGCCGGACTCCAGTTTGTGCTCTGCG GGCTCTGTTGCATCACCGCCTGCTCCATCTACGCTCACAGGATCACCACAGACTTCTTTGATCCTCTCTTCATTGCACAGAA GTTTGAGCTGGGCGGCGCGCTCTTCATCGGCTGGGCCGGCTCCGTGCTGTGTGTCCTGGGAGGCCTGGtcttctgtctgtccctgtcgGAAGGCTTCACAGTCAG TAGAACAGAGTACACCTACGGCAGGCGCGCGTCATTTGCGACCGCTCGCCCCGTGGAAAGCAGAGTACTCCACGCGGAGACGCAGCGCGCTCAGCGGGACTCGACGCGGAGATTCGAACGTAACGCCTATGTGTGA